A region of the Anaerolineales bacterium genome:
CGGTGTAAAAGAACGTGAATCCGACCACCAGCAGGAAGAAAATGATGTAGTAGCCGGCGGTGTTGCCGTTCATGAACTGCATCACGCTCAAGGCGGCGTTGTGCAGCCAATGGCTGTTATCCGGGACCGCCCCCACGATCCATCCGGCGAACACGTTCGGCATGGAGATGAAGGTCCCGGCGAAAATCAGGGGGATCATGCCGGCCATGTTGACCATCAGCGGCAGGTTAGCCCGCACCGGCATCGCCTGGCGGAAGCCGATCCGGCGGCCGGGGTACATCACCGGGATGTTGCGCCGCCCCTGCTGGACGATGATGATCAGGAAGATCACCGCGACGATGACCAGGATGTATACCGCCAGGCTGGTCAGCCCGACCATCCCGCCCTTGGCCATCGCCGCCAGGTTGTTCGGGATGCGCGAAACGATCCCGGCGAAGATGATCAGCGACAGGCCCTGGTTGCGCAAGCCGTACTCCGAAATCAGCTCGCCCAGCCAGATGGCGAACATCGTGCCGGCGGTCATCGTGACGATCACCGCGACCGACGGCAGGTTCCAGCCGAAATTCGGAAGGATCGGCTCGGCGTTGGGAGTGTTGATCGCGTTGACGATGCCGATCTGGGAAAGCGACTGCAGCGCCGCCATCGGGACGGCGATGTAGTAGGTCCACCGCTCCATCCAGCGCCGGGCGCCCTGCGGATCCTCCTTCTGCCGCTGTTCCATCCCGGGGATGATCGGCGAGAGCAGCTGCAGGATGATCTGGGCGGTGATGTAGGGATACGGTCCCATGGCCATGACGGAGAAGTTCGCAATCGTGCCGCCCGCGATCATGTCGAGCATGTTGAGGAATGTGCTGCCTTCGGTTTGCAGCAGCGCCCGCAAGGCTTCCAGATTCACGCCCGGCACGGGGACGTGCGACGCCACGCGGTAGATCACCAGCAGCATCAGGCTGATCAGCACCCGGTTGCGGAGATCCTCCGCCGCCCACAGGTGCCGCAGGAAATTAACCGCCTTTCTCAGCATCGACATGGTTCCTCCCAATCCCGTCCTTCCGCGCCGCTAGGCCTGCGCCGGTTTCTTGGCGGCCGGTTTCTTGGCAGCCGGCTTCTTCGCGGCCTTTTTCTTTTCCGGTTTGGGCGCCGCGGCTTCCGGCGCGGCGGCCGCGGGCTGGGGAGCTTCCCAGGCCTCGACCTTGCCGCCCGCCGCTTCGATTTTGGCCTTTGCGCCGCCGCTGACCTTATGCACCCGGACGGTCAAAGCCGCCTTGATTTCGCCGCGTCCAAGGACGGCCACCGGCTTCTGTGCGCTGGAGACCAGCCCCTGCTCGGCCAGGAATTCCGGCGTCACCTCCGCTCCCGCGGGCAGGTTCGCCAAACGGTCCAGGTTAACTTCTTGGTAGCGCAGGGTGGTGAGCGGCGAAAAACCGCGTTTGAAGGGAAGTTTGCGGAAAAACGGAAGGTTGCCGCCCTGGAAATACTGCGACGGACCGCCGCCTTGGCGCGCTCCCTGGCCTTTGGTTCCGCGGCCGGCCGTTTTGCCCTGGCCGGCGGAAATCCCGCGCCCGACCCGCTTACGGCGGTGGGCGGCTCCCGGATTGGGGTGCAGTTCGTGCAATTTCATGACGATTTCTCCTTGCCCGTTCCGGCTTGCACATCGACCATATGGTTCACTTTGGCAAGCATCCCCCGCAGCTGCGGCGTGTCCGGCTGCTCTACCGTCTGGCGGATGCGCTTCAGCCCGAGGGCCGCAATCGTCGCTTTATGGCGGTAAGTCGATCCGATCGGACTGCGCACGAGCGTGATCCGCAGGATGGAGGCGGCCGCAGGCTTGGAGGGTTTCGGCTTTGCAGCTTTTGGCCGCTTGGCGGCCTCCCGCACGGCCGGTTTCTTGGCGGTTTTTTTCTCAGTCATTCGCTTTTCGCTCCCAGAAGGGCATCACGTGGCCGGCTTCCTTCCCGCGAACGGCCGCCAGGACCGCCGGATCCTTGAGCTGGTCCAGCGCGTCCACCGTAGCCGAGACGACATTCAGCACGTTCGCCGAACCCATCGATTTGGTCAGGATGTCGTGGACCCCGGTCGCTTCCAGGACGGCGCGCACGCCGCCGGCCGCAATCACGCCCGTGCCGGGCGAAGCCGGCTTGAGGAGAACCACCGCGCCGCCGCAGCGGCCGGTCACCTCGTGGGGGATGGTGGATTTGGCGAGCGGGACCTGGTGCATCAGGCGCCGCGCCTTTTCGGTCCCCTTGCGGATTGCGTCCGGGACCACCCGGCTTTTGCCGACTCCCACGCCGACCCGCCCCTTGTTGTCGCCCACCACCACCACGGTGCGGAAGGTGAAATGGCGTCCGCCTTTGACCACCTTGGCCACCCGGGCAATGTCGATGACCCGTTCGTCGAATTCGGGTTTGATCTCCTCGGATTCCCGCTTGCTAAATCGTGGCATCGTCTACTCCGTTGCGCGTTCGCGCCTTCTGTTCTCAGAACTGCAATCCCGCTTCGCGGGCCGCTTCCGCCAGGGCCTTGACCCGGCCGTGATACCGGTACCCGCCGCGGTCGAAGACCACCTGTTTGATCCCCGCTTGTTGCGCCCGCCGGGCGAGCGCCGCGCCGACTTCCTTGGCCTGGTCCGATTTTTTCATCTTGCCGATCTTTTCCCGCAATTCCTTGTCGACGGTCGAGACCGCCACCAGGGTGTTCCCAGTGGAGTCATCGATCACCTGAGCGTAGATTTGGGACAGGCTGCGGAACACCGAGACCCGCGGGCGGTCGGCGGTTCCCGCGATGCGCCGGCGGACCCGGATGTGGCGCCTGCTGCGTTTATGTGCGCGCGATTTCTGACTCATCTTCTTCCCTCATTCTGGGAGCGCTCCGAACGCCCCGCGGGCGGCCGGGGCGCGGAAGCCGGAGCCTCCGAATAAATTATTTCCCGGCCGCGGCGGTCTTGCCGGCTTTGCCGGCCTTGCGCCGCACCCGTTCGCCGACGTAGCGCAGGCCCTTGCCCTTGTAAGGTTCCGGAGGCCGGATCTTGCGCAGATCGGCCGCGAGCTGGCCCACCTGTTCGCGGTCGAACCCGCGGATTTGGATCGTGCGGGCCTTTTCGTCGACTCCAAAAGATATTCCGGCCGGCGGCTTGACCGTCACCGGATGCGAAAACCCCAGGTTCAGGACCAGGTCGGAGCCTTTGATCTCGGCCCGGTAGCCGACCCCTTCCACCTGGAGTTCTTTTTGGAACCCGACGCTCACCCCGGTGACCATGTTTTGGATCAGCGCCCGCGCCATTCCATGCGATGCGCGCTCGATGCGGGCGTCGGATGAGCGCTTCACCTGAAGCGAATCGGCTTCCTTGTGGATGGCGAGGAACGCCGGGAAGGTGCGGGCCATCTCGCCTTTCGGCCCCTTGACCTTGACGGTGGTTCCTTCGATTTGAATTTGCACTCCCGCCGGGATTTTCACCGGCATTCGACCGATCCGTGACACGCCAACCTCCTTTGAACCTTCGGCCCGGCTGCACAGCCCGAGCCGGCGCCTACCACACCTTGCAGATCACCTCGCCGCCCACGCCCAGCTTCCGCGCCCGGGCGCCGGTCATGATCCCCTTCGGAGTGGACACGATCGTGACCCCGAGCCCCGAAAGGACCCGCGGGATTTCCCGCTTCCCGGCATACACCCGGCGGCCCGGCCGGCTGACCCGCTCGAGCCCGGTGATCACCGGCCGCCGTTCGCGGCGCTCGCCCATGTATTTTAAGTACACCCGCAGCACGCCCTGCGGCGAACCTTCGGCGGCCACCTCGAACTTCTCGATGTAGCCTTCCTCCTTGAGGATCGCCGCCACGGCCGTCTTCATCTTGGAGTTCGGCATCGCCACCAGGGCGTGCCCGGCCAAGAGTCCGTTGCGGATGCGGGTGAGCATATCGGCAATGGGATCAACCACAGTCATTAGACCACTCTCCTTCTCAGGGCAGCGACCGCCCTGCGCCTACCAGGACGACTTGACCACGCCGGGGATTTTTCCGCTGAGCGCCATCTCGCGGAAACAAATGCGGCATAGCTGGAATTTCCGCATGTATCCCCGCGGCCGACCGCACACCCGGCAGCGGTTGCGGACCCGCTCCGGATACTTGCGCCGCGTTTCCCGAATCACGATCGATTTCTTCGCCATATCGCGCTATCCCTTCTGAAACGGCATGCCCATGAGCTGCAGGAGGCGCCGCCCTTCCTGATCGTTCCGCGCCGACGTCACGATGGTCACTTCGAAGCCCCGGATTTTGTCGATCTTGTCGTATTGGATCTCCGGGAAGATCAGCTGTTCGCGCAACCCGAGGGTGTAATTGCCGCGCCCGTCGAACGCGTCGGAGGACACCCCGCGGAAATCACGGACGCGCGGGAGGGCGACGTTCATCAGCCGGTCCAGGAACGACCACATCCGCGCCCCGCGCAGGGTGACCGTCACGCCGATCTGCCGGCCTTCGCGCAGTTTGAAATTCGCCACGCTTTTGCGCGCCTTGGTGACGACCGGCTTCTGCCCGGTGATGACAGTCACGTCCCCGACCGCCGCCTCGAGCGCCTTCGGATTGTCGATCGCCTCCCCGCACCCCACGTTCAACACCACCTTGCGCAGCCGCGGGATCTGCATCACGTTCTTGAAGGAAAACTCGCGCTGCAACGCGGGAGCCACTTCTTTGCGATAGCGGTCTTGCAGATAATGCGTCATGCTGCCTTCTCCTATTTGCTGCCGGCGCCGTCCAGCGGGGCTTCGCAGGCCCGGCAATACCGCCGTCGGCGCTCCTCCTCGGCCCGGCGCACCACGCGGGTGAGTTGGTCGCATTTCGGGCAGACCACCATCACGTTGGAGGCGTGGATCGGAGCGGGAAACTCCACCTTGCCGCCCTTGATCGAAGATCCGGACCCGGTTTGCTTGTTCTGGCGGGTGTGCTTCTTGGCCAAGTTCACGCCCTCGACCACGACCCGGTTTTCCTTGGGCAGTACCCGCAGCACAACGCCCCGCTTGCCGCGGTCGGATCCGCTGATGATTTCGACTGTGTCGCCCTTCTTAATATCCACGGTGCGCTCCTCTAAATGACTTCCGGCGCCAGGGAGACGATCTTCATAAACCCCTTTTCGCGCAATTCCCGCGCCACCGGTCCGAAAATTCTCGTGCCCTTCGGATTCTCCCCGTCCGCGTCGAGGATCACGGCGGCATTGTCGTCGAAGCGGATGTAGGAGCCGTCGTCGCGCCGATATTCCTTGGCGGTCCGGACGATCACGGCCTTCACCACTTCGCTCTTTTTCACCGTACCCTGGGGCGCGGCGGATTTCACCGTCGCCACGACCACGTCCCCGATGCCTCCCGTCTTGCGCCGCGAACCGCCCTGGATGTGAATCACCAGAATCTCGCGCGCGCCGGTGTTGTCTGCGACGACCAGGCGGGTTTCCTGCTGAATCATTCCCCACCTCCGGCGACGGGCTGGGCGTCGGCTTTTTCCTTGGCGGCCGGCTGCAGCTCGCTCTCGGCGCCCTCCGCCGTCACCTCGCGGATCCGGCGGTCGTGGGCGAGGATGCTTTCCACCGCCCAGCGCTTGCGCCGGGACACGGGCTTGCTTTCCACGATCTGCACCCGGTCGCCTTTCTGGCAGCCGCGTTCGTCGTGGGCCAGGAACTTCTGGCTGCGGTGAACCACCTTGCCGTACAACGGGTGGCGCACCGTGCGGTCCACCCGGACCACCACGGTTTTGGTCATGCTGGTACCGACCACGGTACCGATCATGCGTCGGCGCGGATTGGTCATTGGGCCTTCCCTTCCGGAGCAGATTCGATTTCCCGTTCGCGCAGCAGGGTGCGGATCCGCGCGATGTGGCGGCGGGCGATCCGCAGACGCGAAGTGTCGTTCTGCTGCCCCATGGTGAATTGGAAGCGCAGGTTCATCATTTCCTTGCAGGCTTGGTCGAGCTGGACGCGCAGGTCGTCGGTGCTCAGCGCGCGCAATTCCTTGGTCTTCATGGCGGTCACTCCTTGGCGCCCGCGGCTTCGAGCTTCGCCAGGACTTTCGTCTTCAGGCCGAATTTAAAGGCCGCGAGCCTCAGCGCGGCGCGCGCCGCTTCTTCGGGCAAACCGCCCACCTCGAAGATGATCCGTCCCGGTTTCACCACCGCCACCCAATGGTCGACGGCGCCCTTGCCCTTGCCCATGCGGGTTTCGGCCGCCTTGATGGTGATGGGCTTATCGGGAAAAATCCGAATCCAGATCTTGCCGCGGCGTTTCATCGAATGCACCAGGGCGCGGCGGGCCGCCTCGATCTGCCGCTGGGTGAGCCAGCCCGGCTCGATTGCCTGCAACCCGTACTCCCCGAAGCTGAGCTCGGTGCCGCGGGTTTCGCAGCCCTTCATCCGGCCGCGCATCTGTTTGCGCCATTTTACGCGCTTGGGCATTAACATGCTGATCTTCCTCCGTTACCGCCCCATCCCCCGCCCCGCCCCCTCCCCCTTCTCCCGGCTGGTGTCAGGCAAAGGGGGGAAGACCGGGATGGGAGTTGAGGTCTACTCCGAAACGTACGCGCCTTCCGTCATTCCCACTTTCTCTTCGGTCTCCGGGCGCGCTTCGCCCTTGTAGATCCAGACCTTCACCCCGATCCGCCCGAAGGTGGTCAGGGCTTCGGTGCGGGCGAAATCGACGTCGGCCCGCAGCCACTGCAGCGGGACGCGGCCTTCGCGCATCCATTCGGTGCGCTTCATCTCGCTGCCCGAAAGGCGTCCGGCGCACATCACCTTCACGCCCTGGGCCCCCTGCCGAATGGCCTGCGCCACCGCCCGCTTCATGGCGCGGTTGTGGCTGATCCGGCGTTCCAGCTGGCGGGCGATGTTGTCGGCCACCAGCGGGGCTGAGGTGTCCGGCTGGGTGATTTCCTGGACCTTCAGATCCACCTTGCAGCCGGTGATCTTTTCCAGCTGCTGGCGCAGCTCCTTGACCGCGGCGCCCTTGCGTCCGATGAACACGCCCGGCTTGGCGGTGAAGACGAAGACACGCACCAGGTTGTGGTCGCGCTCGATCTCCACACGCGCAATCGCCGCGTCCGAAGCGTTCTTAAGAATCAGCCTGCGGATCTCGGCGTCCTGGTGCAGCCGCTGGGCGTATTCCTTGCCCTCGGCGAACCAGCGGCTCTCCCACGTTTTGTTGATCTTGAGGCGGAACCCGATCGGATGAACTTTACGGCCCATGACTGCTCCTTCACTCTTCTTCGCGCAGGACGATGGTCACGTGCGACGACCGGCGGAGGATCGGCTTGAACCGGCCCCGGGCGCCGAAGCGGCGCCACTTGCGGGTGGGGCCTTCGTCGGCGAACATCCGCGCGATCACCAGGTCTTCCTTGTGCAAGCCCTGATTTTGGACCGCGTTGGCAATCGCCGATTGCAGGAGTTTGGCGAGCCTGGTTGCGGCGGTCTGGGGCATGGATTGCAGATAGGCGAGCGCCTCGTCCGCCTTTCGCCCCCGCACGGCGGTCATCACCCGGCGCATCTTCTGGGCCGAGGACGGGGCGTAGCGCATCTTGGCGCGGACTTCACTCATTGCCGCCCTCCTTCTTGGCCGCCGAGCCCTTTCCGGAAACCGCCGGCGCTTCCGCCCCGGCCGCGGCTGCGGCGAGCGATTCCTTGGTGACGTGCCCGCGGAAGGTCCGGGTCGGGGCGAACTCGCCCAACCGGTGGCCGACCATGTTTTCCGTGACGTAGATCGGCACATGCCGGCGCCCGTCGTGGACGGCGATGGTGTGCCCGACCATCTGGGGGAAGATCGTGCTGGCCCGGCTCCAGGTGCGGACAACTTTCTTCTCGCCCTTCTGGTTCATGGCCTCGACCTTCTTGAGCAGCTTGGGCTCGATGAACGGCCCTTTTTTCAGCGATCGCGACATAGTTGCTTCTCCTCAGGCGCCGCTATCCTACTTGCGCTTGGACGGCCGGCGCCGGACGATGAACCGGTCGGTCTTCTTGTTGTTGCGGGTGCGGTACCCGCGGGTGGGTTTGCCCCACGGGCTCTTCGGACCGGGCATGCCCACCGGCTGCCGGCCCTCTCCGCCGCCGTGGGGATGGTCGCGCGGCGACATGGCCGTGCCGCGCACGGTCGGGCGGATTCCCATATGGCGCTTGCGCCCGGCTTTGCCCAGTTTGATGTTGCGCTTGTCGGCGTTTCCCACCACGCCGATCGTGGCATAGCAGGTTTGGCGGATCAGGCGCATCTCGCCGGAAGGCAGCCGCAATTGGGCGTATTGGCCTTCCTTGGCCAGCAGCTGCGCCCCGGTGCCGGCCGAGCGCGCCAATTGCCCGCCCTTGCCCTCCTGAAGCTCGATGTTGTGGACCATCGTCCCCACCGGGATCTGCGAAATCGGCAGGGCGTTTCCCGGATGAATCTCGGCCTGGGTTCCGGAGACGACCGTATCGCCCACCTTCAGCTCCAGCGGGGCGATGATGTAGCGCTTCTCCCCGTCGGCGTACGCCAGCAGCGCGATCCTCGCCGAGCGGTTCGGATCGTACTCGATCGCTTGGACGCGGGCGGGAATGTCGAGCTTGTCGCGTTTGTAATCCACCATCCGGATGTGGCGGCGGCTGCCGCCGCCCTGGTGGCGGACGGTGACCTTGCCGCGGTTGTTGCGGCCGCCGCGCTTCTGCTTCGAGACGATCAGCGACCGCTCCGGCGATTTCCGGGTGATCTCCTCAAAGGTCGAACTGGTCATCCCCCGCCGCCCCGGCGAGGTGGGTTTGTACGTTTTTACCGGCATGGGATTATCCCTTCACCCCTTCGAATATGGGGATGTTCCCCTTGGACAGCGTGACGATGGCCTTCTTGTAAGCCTTGCGGCGGACGCGCAACCGGCGGGTCCGCAGCGAACGGGTCTTCTTCGGCGTGGCAACGACGATATCCACCTGGGCCACTTCGACGTTGTCGAACATCCGCTCCACGGCCTGCTTGACCAGGATCCTGGTTGCCCGCGGGGAGACTTCAAAGGTGAATTGGTGCTCCTTGGCCAGCCGGATGGATTTTTCCGAAATGATCGGCCGGCGCAGGACGCTTTCCAAATTTTCCGTCATTTCGTCCTCCCCGGATCCAGCCACTCTTGAATTTGTTCGACCGCCGCCAGAGCGAGAACCACCTTTTCGTGTTGGAACAGGTCCCGGACGTTAAGGTAGCCGGCGCGCAGCGTCTTAGCCCGGGCAAGGTTGCGCGTGGAACGTTCGATGATCTCGTTGCGCTCCGACAGCACCACCAGGGCGTTGTCGGTCCCGGCGACATCCTTCAGCGCCTTGGCCATGGCCGCGGTGTTGGCCTTGGCCAGGGCGATCCGATCCACGACCACCACCGCCTTGTCGGTCACCCTGGCGGAGATCGCGGAGCGCAGCGCGGCCCGGCGCATGCCGCGCGGCATCTTCAGAGTGTAATCGCGCGGGACGGGGGTGTGCACCTTGCCGCCGCCGCGCCATTGCGGGGCGCGGGTCGAACCCTGGCGGGCCCGGCCGGTGCCCTTCTGCTTCCACGGCTTGCGGCCGCCCCCGCTCACCTCCCCGCGGCCCTTGGTTTTGTGAGTCCCGAGACGCGCGTTCGCCTGCTGGTAAACCAGCGCCTGGTGCATCAGGTCTTCGCGCAAGGGCGCCTGGAACACGGCCGCCGGCAGGTCCACTTGGCGCACCACTTTGCCCTTCATGTTGACGACTTCAACTTCCATCGCTTAGCATCCCTTCTGGCAGATCGTGCCGGGCCGTCACTGCTTGCGCGCTTCGCGGATGATGACGATCCCGCCTTTGGGGCCGGGAACGCTGCCGGCCACACCCAGCAGGTTGCGCTCCGAATCCACCAGGGCTACCCGCAAGCCGGAGGAAGTCACCCTGGCCGATCCCATGTGTCCGGCCATGCGCTTGCCCTTGTAGATCCGGCCCGGCGTCGTGGTGGATCCGATCGCGCCCGGGGCGCGCTGGCGGTCAGATTGTCCATGGGTGATCGGGCCGCCGCCGAAGCCGTGGCGCTTCATCCCGCCCTGGAAGCCTTTGCCCTTGGAGGTGCCGATGACGTCCACCTTCTCGCCGGTCTTGAAGATGTCGACCGAGATTTTATCGCCCGGTTTCGGCGTCTGGTCGGAGTCGATCCGGAGTTCCCGCAAGTGGCGCAGGGGCGGAAGCGAGGCTTTTTGCAGGTGGCCGAGTTCGCCGGCGGCCAGGCGCT
Encoded here:
- the rplD gene encoding 50S ribosomal protein L4 codes for the protein MEVEVVNMKGKVVRQVDLPAAVFQAPLREDLMHQALVYQQANARLGTHKTKGRGEVSGGGRKPWKQKGTGRARQGSTRAPQWRGGGKVHTPVPRDYTLKMPRGMRRAALRSAISARVTDKAVVVVDRIALAKANTAAMAKALKDVAGTDNALVVLSERNEIIERSTRNLARAKTLRAGYLNVRDLFQHEKVVLALAAVEQIQEWLDPGRTK
- the rpsQ gene encoding 30S ribosomal protein S17, producing MTNPRRRMIGTVVGTSMTKTVVVRVDRTVRHPLYGKVVHRSQKFLAHDERGCQKGDRVQIVESKPVSRRKRWAVESILAHDRRIREVTAEGAESELQPAAKEKADAQPVAGGGE
- the rpmC gene encoding 50S ribosomal protein L29, coding for MKTKELRALSTDDLRVQLDQACKEMMNLRFQFTMGQQNDTSRLRIARRHIARIRTLLREREIESAPEGKAQ
- the rplW gene encoding 50S ribosomal protein L23, encoding MTENLESVLRRPIISEKSIRLAKEHQFTFEVSPRATRILVKQAVERMFDNVEVAQVDIVVATPKKTRSLRTRRLRVRRKAYKKAIVTLSKGNIPIFEGVKG
- a CDS encoding 50S ribosomal protein L24, with protein sequence MDIKKGDTVEIISGSDRGKRGVVLRVLPKENRVVVEGVNLAKKHTRQNKQTGSGSSIKGGKVEFPAPIHASNVMVVCPKCDQLTRVVRRAEEERRRRYCRACEAPLDGAGSK
- the rpsE gene encoding 30S ribosomal protein S5; the encoded protein is MPRFSKRESEEIKPEFDERVIDIARVAKVVKGGRHFTFRTVVVVGDNKGRVGVGVGKSRVVPDAIRKGTEKARRLMHQVPLAKSTIPHEVTGRCGGAVVLLKPASPGTGVIAAGGVRAVLEATGVHDILTKSMGSANVLNVVSATVDALDQLKDPAVLAAVRGKEAGHVMPFWERKAND
- the secY gene encoding preprotein translocase subunit SecY, giving the protein MSMLRKAVNFLRHLWAAEDLRNRVLISLMLLVIYRVASHVPVPGVNLEALRALLQTEGSTFLNMLDMIAGGTIANFSVMAMGPYPYITAQIILQLLSPIIPGMEQRQKEDPQGARRWMERWTYYIAVPMAALQSLSQIGIVNAINTPNAEPILPNFGWNLPSVAVIVTMTAGTMFAIWLGELISEYGLRNQGLSLIIFAGIVSRIPNNLAAMAKGGMVGLTSLAVYILVIVAVIFLIIIVQQGRRNIPVMYPGRRIGFRQAMPVRANLPLMVNMAGMIPLIFAGTFISMPNVFAGWIVGAVPDNSHWLHNAALSVMQFMNGNTAGYYIIFFLLVVGFTFFYTDVQFTQANFAENLRRSGAQIPGVTSGEATQKYLTRVMRRITFPGAFFLGLVAILPFLVGLIVDLGSQRSQLLITSSGLLIVVGVVRELYFTLEAELKLRGYDESLLVK
- the rplE gene encoding 50S ribosomal protein L5, which produces MTHYLQDRYRKEVAPALQREFSFKNVMQIPRLRKVVLNVGCGEAIDNPKALEAAVGDVTVITGQKPVVTKARKSVANFKLREGRQIGVTVTLRGARMWSFLDRLMNVALPRVRDFRGVSSDAFDGRGNYTLGLREQLIFPEIQYDKIDKIRGFEVTIVTSARNDQEGRRLLQLMGMPFQKG
- the rpsH gene encoding 30S ribosomal protein S8, giving the protein MTVVDPIADMLTRIRNGLLAGHALVAMPNSKMKTAVAAILKEEGYIEKFEVAAEGSPQGVLRVYLKYMGERRERRPVITGLERVSRPGRRVYAGKREIPRVLSGLGVTIVSTPKGIMTGARARKLGVGGEVICKVW
- the rpsC gene encoding 30S ribosomal protein S3, giving the protein MGRKVHPIGFRLKINKTWESRWFAEGKEYAQRLHQDAEIRRLILKNASDAAIARVEIERDHNLVRVFVFTAKPGVFIGRKGAAVKELRQQLEKITGCKVDLKVQEITQPDTSAPLVADNIARQLERRISHNRAMKRAVAQAIRQGAQGVKVMCAGRLSGSEMKRTEWMREGRVPLQWLRADVDFARTEALTTFGRIGVKVWIYKGEARPETEEKVGMTEGAYVSE
- the rpmD gene encoding 50S ribosomal protein L30 is translated as MTEKKTAKKPAVREAAKRPKAAKPKPSKPAAASILRITLVRSPIGSTYRHKATIAALGLKRIRQTVEQPDTPQLRGMLAKVNHMVDVQAGTGKEKSS
- the rplN gene encoding 50S ribosomal protein L14 translates to MIQQETRLVVADNTGAREILVIHIQGGSRRKTGGIGDVVVATVKSAAPQGTVKKSEVVKAVIVRTAKEYRRDDGSYIRFDDNAAVILDADGENPKGTRIFGPVARELREKGFMKIVSLAPEVI
- the rplF gene encoding 50S ribosomal protein L6, whose product is MSRIGRMPVKIPAGVQIQIEGTTVKVKGPKGEMARTFPAFLAIHKEADSLQVKRSSDARIERASHGMARALIQNMVTGVSVGFQKELQVEGVGYRAEIKGSDLVLNLGFSHPVTVKPPAGISFGVDEKARTIQIRGFDREQVGQLAADLRKIRPPEPYKGKGLRYVGERVRRKAGKAGKTAAAGK
- the rpsS gene encoding 30S ribosomal protein S19 produces the protein MSRSLKKGPFIEPKLLKKVEAMNQKGEKKVVRTWSRASTIFPQMVGHTIAVHDGRRHVPIYVTENMVGHRLGEFAPTRTFRGHVTKESLAAAAAGAEAPAVSGKGSAAKKEGGNE
- the rplC gene encoding 50S ribosomal protein L3; translated protein: MKGLIGKKLGMAQIFDDAGRMVPVTIIEAGPCFVAQVRTKEKEGYSAVQIGFAETKSKRLAAGELGHLQKASLPPLRHLRELRIDSDQTPKPGDKISVDIFKTGEKVDVIGTSKGKGFQGGMKRHGFGGGPITHGQSDRQRAPGAIGSTTTPGRIYKGKRMAGHMGSARVTSSGLRVALVDSERNLLGVAGSVPGPKGGIVIIREARKQ
- a CDS encoding 50S ribosomal protein L18; the encoded protein is MSQKSRAHKRSRRHIRVRRRIAGTADRPRVSVFRSLSQIYAQVIDDSTGNTLVAVSTVDKELREKIGKMKKSDQAKEVGAALARRAQQAGIKQVVFDRGGYRYHGRVKALAEAAREAGLQF
- the rplO gene encoding 50S ribosomal protein L15, with the translated sequence MKLHELHPNPGAAHRRKRVGRGISAGQGKTAGRGTKGQGARQGGGPSQYFQGGNLPFFRKLPFKRGFSPLTTLRYQEVNLDRLANLPAGAEVTPEFLAEQGLVSSAQKPVAVLGRGEIKAALTVRVHKVSGGAKAKIEAAGGKVEAWEAPQPAAAAPEAAAPKPEKKKAAKKPAAKKPAAKKPAQA
- the rplB gene encoding 50S ribosomal protein L2, whose product is MPVKTYKPTSPGRRGMTSSTFEEITRKSPERSLIVSKQKRGGRNNRGKVTVRHQGGGSRRHIRMVDYKRDKLDIPARVQAIEYDPNRSARIALLAYADGEKRYIIAPLELKVGDTVVSGTQAEIHPGNALPISQIPVGTMVHNIELQEGKGGQLARSAGTGAQLLAKEGQYAQLRLPSGEMRLIRQTCYATIGVVGNADKRNIKLGKAGRKRHMGIRPTVRGTAMSPRDHPHGGGEGRQPVGMPGPKSPWGKPTRGYRTRNNKKTDRFIVRRRPSKRK
- a CDS encoding type Z 30S ribosomal protein S14 is translated as MAKKSIVIRETRRKYPERVRNRCRVCGRPRGYMRKFQLCRICFREMALSGKIPGVVKSSW
- the rplP gene encoding 50S ribosomal protein L16, producing the protein MLMPKRVKWRKQMRGRMKGCETRGTELSFGEYGLQAIEPGWLTQRQIEAARRALVHSMKRRGKIWIRIFPDKPITIKAAETRMGKGKGAVDHWVAVVKPGRIIFEVGGLPEEAARAALRLAAFKFGLKTKVLAKLEAAGAKE
- the rplV gene encoding 50S ribosomal protein L22, which codes for MSEVRAKMRYAPSSAQKMRRVMTAVRGRKADEALAYLQSMPQTAATRLAKLLQSAIANAVQNQGLHKEDLVIARMFADEGPTRKWRRFGARGRFKPILRRSSHVTIVLREEE